AGAAGGTTTGATGATGGCGAAAGCCTTGAGCTTGTCTTTGAATTTGCCCTTGATCTTAGAAGATCATTTGAGAGGGCATGTGTATTCGCTCTTTATCAATGAAAAACAAACCTGCATGCCTTTAAGCGTGCTCTTAGTCTCTGGGGGGCATTCTTTGATTTTAGAGGCTAGAGATTATGAAGACATCAAAATCGTTGCCACGAGTTTAGACGATAGCTTTGGGGAGAGTTTTGATAAGGTTTCCAAAATGCTTGATTTAGGCTATCCAGGAGGTCCCATAGTGGAAAAATTAGCCCTTGATTATGCGCACCCAAACGAGCCTTTAATGTTCCCTGTCCCTTTAAAAAACAGCCCGAATCTGGCTTTTAGCTTTTCAGGTTTAAAAAATGCGGTGCGTTTGGAGGTTGAAAAAAACGCCCATAATTTGAACGATGAGATAAAACAAAAGATTGGCTATCATTTTCAAAGCGCGGCTATTGAGCATTTAATCCAGCAAACCAAACGCTATTTTAAAATCAAACGCCCTAAAATTTTTGGCATTGTGGGGGGGGCGAGCCAAAATCTAGCCTTAAGAAAGGCGTTTGAAGATTTGTGCGTTGAGTTTGATTGCGAGCTCGTTTTAGCCCCTTTAGAATTTTGCAGCGACAATGCCGCCATGATAGGGCGATCAAGCCTAGAGGCTTATCAAAAAAAGCGCTTTGT
This DNA window, taken from Helicobacter pylori, encodes the following:
- the tsaD gene encoding tRNA (adenosine(37)-N6)-threonylcarbamoyltransferase complex transferase subunit TsaD; protein product: MILSIESSCDDSSLALTRIEDAKLIAHFKISQEKHHSSYGGVVPELASRLHAENLPLLLERIKISLNRDFSKLKAIAITNQPGLSVTLIEGLMMAKALSLSLNLPLILEDHLRGHVYSLFINEKQTCMPLSVLLVSGGHSLILEARDYEDIKIVATSLDDSFGESFDKVSKMLDLGYPGGPIVEKLALDYAHPNEPLMFPVPLKNSPNLAFSFSGLKNAVRLEVEKNAHNLNDEIKQKIGYHFQSAAIEHLIQQTKRYFKIKRPKIFGIVGGASQNLALRKAFEDLCVEFDCELVLAPLEFCSDNAAMIGRSSLEAYQKKRFVPLEKANISPRTLLKSFE